DNA sequence from the Thermodesulfobacteriota bacterium genome:
GTCGCCCAAACATTGAAGCTTCCAGTTGGGATACTACAGGACCTATCGGGCCCAAAGATAAGGGTATGTGAGGTGAAAAGACCATTTATGGTTCATAAGGGTGAGACTGTGGAGATAATAAAAAAGGAAGTAATTGGGGAAAAGAGAGACGGGATAGCGATAATTAGCATTGACAGACCTCAAATCCTAGAAGACCTAAAAGAAGGGGATACTGTCTGTCTCGCAGATGGTCAGATAAAGCTTACGGTGATTTCTAATCTTTTTGACCGGGTCCTCACACAGGTCGTTCAAGGAGGTACGATTTCATCTAGAAAGGGCGTTAACTTTCCAGGTGTGAGACTATCGATTCCGGCATTTACAGAAAAGGACAGAGATGACCTTATATTTGGATTGAGAATGGGAGTCGATTTCGTTGCTCTCTCATTTGTTAATAACAAAAACGACGTCATGGAGTGTAGGAAGGTGATCGAAGAGTTTGGCTCGGGTCAGCCGATTTTTTCAAAAATTGAGACAGAAAACGCATTAAAAGAGATAGACAGTATACTTGAGGTTTCCGATGGGATACTGATAGCGAGAGGTGACCTTGGAGTCGAGATCCCATTAGAGAGAGTACCTATCGAACAGAAAAGACTGGTGGAAAAAGCGAGAGCAAAGAACAAAATTGTGGTGGTCGCAACGCAGATGCTAAACTCGATGGTCCATTCCAGTGCCCCAACAAGGGCCGATATATCGGACATAGCCAACGCAGTATTGGATGGTGCCGATGCTCTTATGCTTTCGGACGAGACAGCAGTTGGTGAATTTCCTACTGAATCAGTTCGTATGATGGCGAAAACGATAAAGGAGGCTGAAAAAGTTTATCCTTACTTTCAACAGATATTTGACGAAGAATCCCCAGATTATGCCATAGCGAAAAGTAGCTGCATATTGGCCAAAGAGATCAAAGCATCTGCAATTGTAGTCTTCACAAAGAGTGGAAGCTCAGCTTTCAGGGTTGCCAAGTTTAGACCAAGAACGCCAATCGTTGCAAATGTACATGACCCGGAAATCCTAAATAGGCTCACGGTTATTTGGGGTGTAAAACCGTACATGGTTCTATCTGGTATAGATGATCCTTCGCGAATGGTAGAAGAATTTTTGTCCCAAGCGCATAAAGACAGTTTTATTAAAGGCGAAGAAACTATCGTTCTTACTATGGGTTATCCAGTAGGAAAGGTCGGTTCAACCAGTCTTATCCGAGTCCTTAGGCCAGACCAGATAAGAGAGACTCTGCAACGTAAAATCGAGTTTTCCGCTTAAAAGCAGAGCTTTTGCCCTTTTTATGTCTTCCTTAACCTCTTCGATTTTGTCCGGGTTTCTTAAAAGGAACGAAGGATGGTATGTGGGGATAACCTTTATCCCACAAAAATCTCTTAGCTCCCCCCTAACTTTGGTTATCCTTTCTTCGCAATCGAATATGGTGTTATAAGCGTACCTTCCGAGGGTAACCAGTACTTTAGGCCTTACGAAAGCTATTTGGAGGAACAGATACTCCCTACACTGTTCTATCTCATCTTTTTCCGGGTCCCTATTATCCGGAGGCCTGCACTTTAGGACGTTACATATGTACACTTCCGACCTTCTCAGCCCAACATCCTCGATGAGTTGAGTAAGAAGCCTTCCTGCCTTACCGACAAATGGTCTTCCTTCTCTGTCCTCTTCTTCGCCAGGAGCCTCCCCTACAAACATTAGCTCCGCGTTCCAGTTTCCCTCTCCGAAAACGACGTGCGTACGGGTTAAAGAGAGACGACATCTTTTACAGTCATGCACTCTCTTGGAAAGACTGAGCAGATCTATGCCTTCTTCAAGGAAGACTTTTTTTATTCCCATCGTTTCTAAAGACGAAAGAAAACGGAGAGCTTCAGGAAAGGTATTCATCGGGAATAGTTTTAACCTTCATTTCTTTTTCAAGGACATAGGCGACCTTGAGCAAAGTTTCTTCCTCCAGAGGACGGCCAATAAGCTGAAGTCCAATGGGAAGATTTTCCGAATCGAAACCGCATGGCAAAGACATAGCTGGAAGCCCTGCCAGATTAGCAGGGATTGTAAAGATGTCAGAAAGATACATCTTTAAGGGGTCATGTATCTTTTCTCCTAATTTGAAGGCGGTTGTAGGAGAAGTGGGGGTCACAATCACATCACAGACTCTAAATGCATCTTGAAAATCTCTGCGTATAAGTGTTCTTACCTTCGATGCCTTTTTATAGTAAGCATCATAATAACCGGTGGACAGAACATAAGTTCCAAGGATTATCCTTCTTTTCACTTCCTTCCCAAAACCCTTAAGCCTAGTCTTTTTGTACATCTCCACTATGTCTTTTCCTTCAATCCTTAACCCGTACTTAACACCGTCATACCTTGCAAGATTGGAAGAGGCTTCAGCTGTGCAAATTATGTAATAGGTGGCGAGCGCATATTTTGTATGGGGAAGGCTTATCTCATCGACTTTTGCGCCTAAGTCATAAAGTAGCTTTATAGCATTGGTAGTAGCCTCCTTCACATCCCGATCTATCCCCTCTGTGAAATACTCCTTTGGAATTCCTATCCTCAACCCCTTTATATCTTGTCCAAGGAAGGAAAAATAGTCGGGTGGGGAAAACGGAAGGGATGTGGAATCGTAGGGGTCATAGCCGGCGATTATTTCGAGAAGAATAGCAAGATCAGTGACATTTCTCGCCATAGGACCTATCTGGTCTAAGGAGGATGCAAACGCAATAAGACCGTATCTCGATACTGCTCCGTACGTGGGTTTGAGGCCAAAAATTCCACAAAATGAGGCAGGCTGCCTTATAGAACCTCCTGTATCAGTACCTAAAGAAGCGACACATAGCCCCGTTGCCACAGCGGCAGAGGAACCGCCGCTTGAACCCCCAGGAGTCCTATCCTTTTTCCATGGATTTCTAGTAATTTGAAACGCGGAATTCTCAGTAGAAGACCCCATCGCAAATTCATCCATGTTGAGTTTTCCGAGAAGAACACAGCCTTCCTCCTTAAGCCTCTTTATCACCGTTGCATCATAGGGTGGGATGAATCCTTTAAGGATCTTAGAAGCGCAGGTAGTTTCGATCCCTTTTGTGCAGATGATGTCCTTTACCGCTAAAGGAATCCCTAAGATCTTTCCATCTTCCCCTTTTTTTATCCTTCTGTCCGCCTCCTCGGCCATGGCTATAGCCGTGCCTTCTGTAATTTCGATGTACGAACCTATCTCGCCGTCGTATTTCGCTATTCTTTCTAGAAAGAAACGGGTTAGTTCTGAGGAAGTGAATTCCTTCTTTTTCAATCGTTCCCTTATTTCTTTTATCGTCATCCCTAAAATTTCATTCACTTTAGGCTAGGCCTCCGTTTCTATCACTGGGGGAACTTTAAAGAAGGGTCCCATCCTCTGAGGAGCGTTCATCATAGTTTCTTCCTGGGCCAGAGAAGGTCCTCTTTGATCTTCCCTCAGCGAAAGTTTTAATTCGATTGCGTGGGATGTGGGTTCTATGCCGTCAGTGTTGAGCTCATTTAATTGATCCATGTACTTTAAAATTGTGTCGAGCTGGTAGGTGAACTCGCTTATCTCTTCCTTTGTGAGTTCTATCCGGCTTAGATGGGCAAGGTATTTCACCGTTTCTTCATTTATCTTCGTCTTCATCTTATAGCCTCTAAGCGTTTTCTTCCTATGGCGAGTTTCGATCTTTTGTTTCTTAGCTCCTCCAAAGTCTCTTTGTTCTTTTCTATCACTTCCGGAGGTGCCTTTTCGAGGAAATCTTTGTTGTTGAGCTTTTTAAATACTTTTTCGAGCTCTTCGTCCAGTCTTTTCATCTCTTTTTCGATCCTTGAAATCTCCTTGTCAACATCGATAATGTCGGTAAGGGGTATATAGATCTCCACGTCATCCACTACTTCGATTGCGCATTTTTCTTGGATTTCTTCTTCGACAAAAAATACGTTTCTGAGCTTGGCAAGTTCCATAACGTACGGCACGTAAAGCTTTAAAAGTTCTTCCTTATCTTTAGCTTTTATGTGCGCGTCGATCTTCACATTTGGCTGGATATTTACTTCTCCCCGTATCCTTCTTATGGCATCTATCGTTTCTATTATCACAGACATCTTTCTTTCCGCTTCTTCATCCATTAATGATTCGTCCG
Encoded proteins:
- a CDS encoding uracil-DNA glycosylase, translating into MNTFPEALRFLSSLETMGIKKVFLEEGIDLLSLSKRVHDCKRCRLSLTRTHVVFGEGNWNAELMFVGEAPGEEEDREGRPFVGKAGRLLTQLIEDVGLRRSEVYICNVLKCRPPDNRDPEKDEIEQCREYLFLQIAFVRPKVLVTLGRYAYNTIFDCEERITKVRGELRDFCGIKVIPTYHPSFLLRNPDKIEEVKEDIKRAKALLLSGKLDFTLQSLSYLVWPKDSDKTG
- the gatA gene encoding Asp-tRNA(Asn)/Glu-tRNA(Gln) amidotransferase subunit GatA, producing the protein MTIKEIRERLKKKEFTSSELTRFFLERIAKYDGEIGSYIEITEGTAIAMAEEADRRIKKGEDGKILGIPLAVKDIICTKGIETTCASKILKGFIPPYDATVIKRLKEEGCVLLGKLNMDEFAMGSSTENSAFQITRNPWKKDRTPGGSSGGSSAAVATGLCVASLGTDTGGSIRQPASFCGIFGLKPTYGAVSRYGLIAFASSLDQIGPMARNVTDLAILLEIIAGYDPYDSTSLPFSPPDYFSFLGQDIKGLRIGIPKEYFTEGIDRDVKEATTNAIKLLYDLGAKVDEISLPHTKYALATYYIICTAEASSNLARYDGVKYGLRIEGKDIVEMYKKTRLKGFGKEVKRRIILGTYVLSTGYYDAYYKKASKVRTLIRRDFQDAFRVCDVIVTPTSPTTAFKLGEKIHDPLKMYLSDIFTIPANLAGLPAMSLPCGFDSENLPIGLQLIGRPLEEETLLKVAYVLEKEMKVKTIPDEYLS
- the pyk gene encoding pyruvate kinase, which codes for MRRTKIIATLGPSSEDPEKIKELIETGVNVFRLNFSHGDQNYHRILFQRVRSVAQTLKLPVGILQDLSGPKIRVCEVKRPFMVHKGETVEIIKKEVIGEKRDGIAIISIDRPQILEDLKEGDTVCLADGQIKLTVISNLFDRVLTQVVQGGTISSRKGVNFPGVRLSIPAFTEKDRDDLIFGLRMGVDFVALSFVNNKNDVMECRKVIEEFGSGQPIFSKIETENALKEIDSILEVSDGILIARGDLGVEIPLERVPIEQKRLVEKARAKNKIVVVATQMLNSMVHSSAPTRADISDIANAVLDGADALMLSDETAVGEFPTESVRMMAKTIKEAEKVYPYFQQIFDEESPDYAIAKSSCILAKEIKASAIVVFTKSGSSAFRVAKFRPRTPIVANVHDPEILNRLTVIWGVKPYMVLSGIDDPSRMVEEFLSQAHKDSFIKGEETIVLTMGYPVGKVGSTSLIRVLRPDQIRETLQRKIEFSA
- the gatC gene encoding Asp-tRNA(Asn)/Glu-tRNA(Gln) amidotransferase subunit GatC, coding for MKTKINEETVKYLAHLSRIELTKEEISEFTYQLDTILKYMDQLNELNTDGIEPTSHAIELKLSLREDQRGPSLAQEETMMNAPQRMGPFFKVPPVIETEA